In one Hemitrygon akajei unplaced genomic scaffold, sHemAka1.3 Scf000071, whole genome shotgun sequence genomic region, the following are encoded:
- the LOC140722157 gene encoding oxidized low-density lipoprotein receptor 1-like encodes MSTTAQTATHEQQSKVKIRNRQHRLICLICLVMTAPIVIMAGLSIHVLKGMHSDLRHQFTEMETKYRSVNKAKDRICELLTSRREQTCSEDWITNKDQCYYVSTFEISFYRAVQECSNRDSRLLEINSTDEARFVSHILVYRNRAYWIGKCEVG; translated from the exons CTACGCATGAACAACAGTCGAAAGTAAAGATCAGAAATAGACAGCACCGTCTGATCTGCCTAATCTGCCTAGTTATGACCGCCCCCATCGTGATAATGGCCGGtctctcgatccatg ttcttaaaggaatgcacagcgatctccgtcaccagttcactgagatggaaacgaagtacagatctgtcaacaaAGCCAAGGATCGAATATGTGAAttattgaccagcagaagag AGCAAACGTGTTCCGAGGACTGGATCACAAATAAAGACCAGTGTTATTACGTATCCACGTTTGAAATATCTTTCTACAGAGCGGTACAAGAATGTTCAAACCGTGATTCAAGGCTGCTCGAAATCAATTCAACTGATGAAGCG AGATTTGTATCCCACATACTTGTGTACCGAAACCGggcatactggattggaaaatgcgaagtCGGGTGA